One segment of Solanum stenotomum isolate F172 chromosome 1, ASM1918654v1, whole genome shotgun sequence DNA contains the following:
- the LOC125842056 gene encoding phenylacetaldehyde reductase-like gives MCIGGGKVVCVTGGSGFIASWLIKMLLQHGYTVNATLRNIKDKSKVSHLLGLDGAKERLHLFEAELLEEQSFDAAIDGCEGVFHTASPLSFTAKSKEELVEPAVEGTLNVLRSCAKSPSVRRVVITSSTASMICNQNRYISGAVADETWYSDPEFCEKRKQWYNLSKTLAEEAAWEFAKQNGIDLTALHPVLVIGPFLQPTLNFSSEAMLNFITQGNEAWSDGVYKFVDVRDVANAHILAFELPSANGRYCLVGSNGYSSSLLKILQKFYPSITIPGNFEENGLPLTQAFQISGERAKTIGVKYTSLELSVKNTVESLIQKDFLKILPQN, from the exons ATGTGTATTGGAGGAGGAAAGGTGGTGTGTGTAACAGGGGGTTCTGGTTTCATAGCTTCATGGCTAATCAAGATGTTACTTCAACATGGCTACACTGTTAATGCTACCCTTCGCAACATTA AGGATAAAAGTAAAGTGAGTCACCTGTTAGGGCTTGATGGAGCTAAGGAAAGGCTGCATCTATTCGAAGCAGAGTTACTTGAAGAACAATCATTTGATGCCGCCATTGATGGTTGTGAAGGTGTCTTTCATACTGCATCACCTCTTTCTTTCACTGCTAAATCCAAA GAGGAACTTGTGGAGCCTGCTGTGGAAGGAACCCTAAATGTCCTTCGATCATGTGCCAAATCACCATCTGTGAGAAGAGTTGTGATAACTTCTTCTACGGCTTCTATGATATGTAATCAAAATCGTTATATTTCTGGGGCTGTAGCTGATGAGACTTGGTATTCAGATCCAGAATTTTGCGAGAAAAGAAAG CAATGGTACAATCTGTCCAAGACCCTGGCTGAAGAAGCCGCTTGGGAATTTGCAAAACAGAATGGGATTGACTTGACTGCCCTTCATCCAGTTCTAGTCATTGGTCCATTTCTGCAGCCTACACTCAATTTCTCTTCTGAGGCTATGCTCAACTTCATAACACAAG GAAATGAAGCATGGTCTGATGGAGTATATAAATTCGTCGATGTTAGGGATGTTGCTAATGCACATATACTAGCATTTGAGCTTCCTTCAGCAAATGGAAGATATTGTTTAGTTGGGTCAAACGGATACTCTTCTTCGCTTTTGAAGATTCTACAAAAGTTTTACCCTTCCATCACTATCCCTGGGAA CTTTGAAGAAAATGGATTGCCCCTTACCCAAGCCTTCCAAATATCGGGGGAACGAGCAAAAACTATAGGCGTCAAATACACATCTCTTGAATTAAGCGTGAAGAACACTGTTGAAAGCTTAATCCAGAAGGACTTCCTCAAAATCTTACCCCAAAACTAG
- the LOC125842086 gene encoding ubiquitin-like protein 5, with protein sequence MIEVVLNDRLGKKVKVKCNEDDTIGDLKKLVAAQTGTRADKIRIQKWYNVYKDHITLKDYEIHDGMGLELYYN encoded by the coding sequence ATGATCGAGGTAGTGTTGAACGATCGATTGGGGAAGAAAGTGAAGGTGAAGTGCAACGAAGATGATACCATTGGTGATTTGAAGAAGCTGGTTGCTGCACAGACTGGTACACGCGCCGATAAGATTCGTATTCAGAAGTGGTATAATGTGTACAAAGATCATATTACCCTCAAGGACTACGAAATTCATGATGGAATGGGCCTTGAGCTCTACTACAACTAG